Genomic DNA from Amycolatopsis alba DSM 44262:
ACCTTGAACGGCGCGAGCCGGTAGTCCAGCTTGAGCACCGCGCGGGTGTCGGTGCTGCCCTTGGCGTTCGGCACCTCTTCCTCGTGGTAGGCGTCGACGAGGAACGCCATCATCGACCGGCCGACACCGGCCGCGGGCTCGATGACGAACGGGCGGAACCGCTGCTTCGTGGCCTGGTCGAAGAACGACAGGTCGACGCCGGAGTGGTTCGAGTGCGTCGTGAGGTCGAAGTCGGTGCGGTTCGCGATGCCCTCGAGCTCGCCCCATTCCTGGCCCGCGTTGAACGCGAAGCGGTACTCGATGTCGACGGTGCGCTTCGAGTAGTGGGAGAGCTTTTCCTTCGGGTGCTCGTACAGGCGGAGGTTGTCCGCCTTGATGCCGAGGTCCTTGTACCACTCGGTGCGCGCGTCGATCCAGTACTGGTGCCAGGTCTCGTCCTCGCCCGGCTCGACGAAGAACTCCATCTCCATCTGCTCGAACTCGCGCGTGCGGAAGATGAAGTTGCCCGGTGTGATCTCGTTCCGGAACGACTTGCCGATCTGGCCGATGCCGAACGGCGGCTTCTTGCGCGCCGCGGTCTGCACGTTGAGGAAGTTGATGAAGATGCCCTGCGCGGTCTCCGGACGCAGGTAGTGCACGCCTTCCTCGGACTCGACCGGGCCGAGGTAGGTCTTCAGCATCATGTTGAAGTCACGCGGCGCGGTGTACTGCCCGCGGTTGCCGCAGTTCGGGCACGGCACCTCGGACAGGTCGTCCTCGGACACCTCCTTGCCCGAACGGGCGGAGAAGTCCTCGGCCAGCTGGTCGGCACGGAAACGCTTGTGACAGGAAAGACATTCGATCAGCGGGTCGGTGAAGACGTCGAGGTGACCCGACGCGCTCCAGACCTGGCGCGGCAGGATGAC
This window encodes:
- a CDS encoding glycine--tRNA ligase; protein product: MPANTIETVVSLCKRRGFVFPCGEIYGGTKSAWDYGPLGVELKDNIKRQWWKTVVQSRDDVVGLDSSVILPRQVWSASGHLDVFTDPLIECLSCHKRFRADQLAEDFSARSGKEVSEDDLSEVPCPNCGNRGQYTAPRDFNMMLKTYLGPVESEEGVHYLRPETAQGIFINFLNVQTAARKKPPFGIGQIGKSFRNEITPGNFIFRTREFEQMEMEFFVEPGEDETWHQYWIDARTEWYKDLGIKADNLRLYEHPKEKLSHYSKRTVDIEYRFAFNAGQEWGELEGIANRTDFDLTTHSNHSGVDLSFFDQATKQRFRPFVIEPAAGVGRSMMAFLVDAYHEEEVPNAKGSTDTRAVLKLDYRLAPFKVAVLPLSRNADLTPKARDVAAALRKHWNADFDDAGAIGRRYRRQDEIGTPYCVTVDFDSLNDHAVTVRERDTMAQERVAIDKLESYLAGRLIGA